The Chryseobacterium glaciei DNA window TTGGTAACAATAAAACACTTTTTAGTCCTTTCTCTTTTAAGTTTAAAACCTCATCAACAGCTTCCGGAGAAAAACCTTCCATTGGCGTTGAATCTACTTCTTCAAAAGCTGCCGCAATAATTGCTGCTCCGAAAGAAATATAAGCTTGTTTTGCTGCATGAGTGAAGTTTTCTTCAGCAGATCTTTGAGGATAAGTACCCAACAGCATCTGTCTGTAATTTTCCCAACCTTCATTTTTGAAACCTCTGATTTCATTCGTAAGATCGAACATATTATTGATTCTTTCTTCCGTATAGTTATCCCAAGCTGCAAAAACCAAAAGGTGCGAACAATCCGTGATCTGTGGTTGGTTCCATGCATGTGGCTTGATTTGTTCTTTCACTTCCTTATTCGTGATCACAATGATCTCGAAAGGCTGTAATCCGCTTGAAGTTGGAGCTAATCTGGCTGCTTCCAATATTTTATCTACCTTTTCCTGAGGTACTTTTTCACCGTTCATTGCTTTGGTCGCAAATCTCCAGTTTAATTTTTCTATTAATTCCATTAAAT harbors:
- a CDS encoding NAD(P)H-dependent oxidoreductase, with product MELIEKLNWRFATKAMNGEKVPQEKVDKILEAARLAPTSSGLQPFEIIVITNKEVKEQIKPHAWNQPQITDCSHLLVFAAWDNYTEERINNMFDLTNEIRGFKNEGWENYRQMLLGTYPQRSAEENFTHAAKQAYISFGAAIIAAAFEEVDSTPMEGFSPEAVDEVLNLKEKGLKSVLLLPIGYREASNDWLVNLAKVRKSKEDFITEIN